The following proteins come from a genomic window of Sesamum indicum cultivar Zhongzhi No. 13 linkage group LG10, S_indicum_v1.0, whole genome shotgun sequence:
- the LOC105172891 gene encoding glycine-rich RNA-binding protein 2-like isoform X1, which produces MAAADVEFRCFVGGLAWATTDQSLEQAFSQFGEVIESKIINDRETGRSRGFGFVTFKDEQAMRDAIEGMNGQELDGRNITVNEAQSRGSGGGGGGGFRGPRREGGYGGGGGGYGRREGGYGGGGGGYGRREGGYGGGRGGGYGGDRGYSRGGGASEGNWRD; this is translated from the exons ATGGCGGCCGCTGATGTTGAATTTAGATGTTTCGTCGGTGGTTTGGCTTGGGCCACCACCGATCAGTCACTCGAGCAGGCCTTCTCCCAATTCGGCGAAGTCATCGAATCGAAG ATTATTAACGATCGCGAGACCGGAAGATCTAGGGGCTTCGGATTCGTTACTTTTAAGGATGAGCAGGCGATGAGGGACGCAATCGAGGGGATGAACGGACAGGAACTCGACGGCCGTAATATCACGGTCAACGAGGCTCAGTCCCGCGGAAGCGGTGGCGGAGGCGGTGGGGGATTCCGTGGGCCTCGCCGTGAAGGTGGTTATGGAGGAGGTGGCGGTGGCTATGGACGCCGTGAGGGTGGTTATGGAGGTGGCGGCGGTGGCTATGGACGCCGTGAGGGTGGTTATGGAGGCGGCCGCGGTGGCGGCTACGGTGGTGACCGTGGTTATTCCAGAGGTGGTGGTGCCTCTGAGGGAAACTGGAGGGATTAA
- the LOC105172891 gene encoding glycine-rich RNA-binding protein 1-like isoform X2, producing the protein MRDAIEGMNGQELDGRNITVNEAQSRGSGGGGGGGFRGPRREGGYGGGGGGYGRREGGYGGGGGGYGRREGGYGGGRGGGYGGDRGYSRGGGASEGNWRD; encoded by the coding sequence ATGAGGGACGCAATCGAGGGGATGAACGGACAGGAACTCGACGGCCGTAATATCACGGTCAACGAGGCTCAGTCCCGCGGAAGCGGTGGCGGAGGCGGTGGGGGATTCCGTGGGCCTCGCCGTGAAGGTGGTTATGGAGGAGGTGGCGGTGGCTATGGACGCCGTGAGGGTGGTTATGGAGGTGGCGGCGGTGGCTATGGACGCCGTGAGGGTGGTTATGGAGGCGGCCGCGGTGGCGGCTACGGTGGTGACCGTGGTTATTCCAGAGGTGGTGGTGCCTCTGAGGGAAACTGGAGGGATTAA